Proteins encoded by one window of Mus musculus strain C57BL/6J chromosome 10, GRCm38.p6 C57BL/6J:
- the Psap gene encoding prosaposin isoform E precursor (isoform E precursor is encoded by transcript variant 5), which yields MYALALFASLLATALTSPVQDPKTCSGGSAVLCRDVKTAVDCGAVKHCQQMVWSKPTAKSLPCDICKTVVTEAGNLLKDNATQEEILHYLEKTCEWIHDSSLSASCKEVVDSYLPVILDMIKGEMSNPGEVCSALNLCQSLQEYLAEQNQKQLESNKIPEVDMARVVAPFMSNIPLLLYPQDHPRSQPQPKANEDVCQDCMKLVSDVQTAVKTNSSFIQGFVDHVKEDCDRLGPGVSDICKNYVDQYSEQPKEICVLAGFCNEVKRVPMKTLVPATETIKNILPALEMMDPYEQNLVQAHNVILCQTCQFVMNKFSELIVNNATEELLVKGLSNACALLPDPARTKCQEVVGTFGPSLLDIFIHEVNPSSLCGVIGLCAARPELVEALEQPAPAIVSALLKEPTPPKQPAQPKQSALPAHVPPQKNGGFCEVCKKLVLYLEHNLEKNSTKEEILAALEKGCSFLPDPYQKQCDDFVAEYEPLLLEILVEVMDPGFVCSKIGVCPSAYKLLLGTEKCVWGPSYWCQNMETAARCNAVDHCKRHVWN from the exons ctctgacCAGCCCTGTCCAAGACCCGAAGACATGCTCTGGGGGCTCAGCAGTGCTGTGCAGAGATGTGAAGACGGCGGTGGACTGTGGGGCCGTGAAGCACTGCCAGCAGATGGTCTGGAGCAAGCCCACAGCG AAATCCCTTCCTTGCGACATATGCAAAACTGTTGTCACCGAAGCTGGGAACTTGCTGAAAGATAATGCTACGCAG GAGGAGATCCTTCATTACCTGGAGAAGACCTGTGAGTGGATTCATGACTCCAGCCTGTCGGCCTCGTGCAAGGAGGTGGTTGACTCTTACCTGCCTGTCATCCTGGACATGATTAAGGGCGAGATG AGCAACCCTGGGGAAGTGTGCTCTGCGCTCAACCTCTGCCAGTCCCTTCAGGAGTACTTGGCCGAGCAAAACCAGAAACAGCTTGAGTCCAACAAGATCCCGGAGGTGGACATGGCCCGTGTGGTTGCCCCCTTCATGTCCAACATCCCTCTCCTGCTGTACCCTCAGGATCACCCCCGCAGCCAGCCCCAACCTAAG GCTAACGAGGACGTCTGCCAGGACTGTATGAAGCTGGTGTCTGATGTCCAGACTGCTGTGAAGACCAACTCCAGCTTTATCCAGGGCTTCGTGGACCACGTGAAGGAGGATTGTGACCGCTTGGGGCCAGGCGTGTCTGACATA tgCAAGAACTACGTGGACCAGTATTCCGAG CAACCCAAGGAAATCTGTGTGCTGGCTGGCTTCTGTAATGAGGTCAAGAGAGTGCCAATGAAGACTCTGGTCCCTGCCACCGAGACCATTAAGAACATCCTCCCTGCCCTGGAGATGATGGACCCCTATGAG CAGAATCTGGTCCAGGCCCACAATGTGATTTTATGCCAGACCTGTCAGTTTGTGATGAATAAGTTTTCTGAGCTGATTGTCAATAATGCCACTGAG GAGCTCCTAGTTAAAGGTTTGAGCAACGCATGCGCACTGCTCCCCGATCCTGCCAGAACCAAGTGCCAGGAGGTGGTGGGAACATTTGGCCCCTCCCTGTTGGACATCTTTATCCATGAGGTAAACCCCAGCTCTCTGTGCGGTGTGATCGGCCTCTGTGCTGCCCGCCCGGAGTTGGTGGAGGCACTTGAGCAGCCTGCGCCAGCCATTGTATCTGCACTGCTCAAAGAGCCCACACCGCCAAAGCAGCCCGCACAGCCCAAGCAGTCGGCATTGCCCG CCCATGTGCCTCCTCAGAAGAATGGTGGGTTCTGTGAGGTGTGCAAGAAACTGGTCCTCTATTTGGAACATAACCTGGAGAAAAACAGCACCAAGGAGGAAATCCTGGCCGCACTTGAGAAGGGCTGCAGCTTCCTGCCAGACCCTTACCAGAAGCAG TGCGATGACTTTGTGGCTGAGTATGAGCCCTTGCTATTGGAGATCCTCGTGGAAGTGATGGATCCTGGATTTGTGTGCTCG AAAATTGGAGTTTGCCCTTCTGCCTATAAGCTGCTGCTGGGAACCGAGAAGTGTGTCTGGGGCCCTAGCTACTGGTGTCAGAACATGGAGACTGCCGCCCGATGCAAT GCTGTCGATCATTGCAAACGCCATGTGTGGAACTAG
- the Psap gene encoding prosaposin isoform X2: MYALALFASLLATALTSPVQDPKTCSGGSAVLCRDVKTAVDCGAVKHCQQMVWSKPTAKSLPCDICKTVVTEAGNLLKDNATQEEILHYLEKTCEWIHDSSLSASCKEVVDSYLPVILDMIKGEMSNPGEVCSALNLCQSLQEYLAEQNQKQLESNKIPEVDMARVVAPFMSNIPLLLYPQDHPRSQPQPKANEDVCQDCMKLVSDVQTAVKTNSSFIQGFVDHVKEDCDRLGPGVSDICKNYVDQYSEVCVQMLMHMDQQPKEICVLAGFCNEVKRVPMKTLVPATETIKNILPALEMMDPYENLVQAHNVILCQTCQFVMNKFSELIVNNATEELLVKGLSNACALLPDPARTKCQEVVGTFGPSLLDIFIHEVNPSSLCGVIGLCAARPELVEALEQPAPAIVSALLKEPTPPKQPAQPKQSALPAHVPPQKNGGFCEVCKKLVLYLEHNLEKNSTKEEILAALEKGCSFLPDPYQKQCDDFVAEYEPLLLEILVEVMDPGFVCSKIGVCPSAYKLLLGTEKCVWGPSYWCQNMETAARCNAVDHCKRHVWN; encoded by the exons ctctgacCAGCCCTGTCCAAGACCCGAAGACATGCTCTGGGGGCTCAGCAGTGCTGTGCAGAGATGTGAAGACGGCGGTGGACTGTGGGGCCGTGAAGCACTGCCAGCAGATGGTCTGGAGCAAGCCCACAGCG AAATCCCTTCCTTGCGACATATGCAAAACTGTTGTCACCGAAGCTGGGAACTTGCTGAAAGATAATGCTACGCAG GAGGAGATCCTTCATTACCTGGAGAAGACCTGTGAGTGGATTCATGACTCCAGCCTGTCGGCCTCGTGCAAGGAGGTGGTTGACTCTTACCTGCCTGTCATCCTGGACATGATTAAGGGCGAGATG AGCAACCCTGGGGAAGTGTGCTCTGCGCTCAACCTCTGCCAGTCCCTTCAGGAGTACTTGGCCGAGCAAAACCAGAAACAGCTTGAGTCCAACAAGATCCCGGAGGTGGACATGGCCCGTGTGGTTGCCCCCTTCATGTCCAACATCCCTCTCCTGCTGTACCCTCAGGATCACCCCCGCAGCCAGCCCCAACCTAAG GCTAACGAGGACGTCTGCCAGGACTGTATGAAGCTGGTGTCTGATGTCCAGACTGCTGTGAAGACCAACTCCAGCTTTATCCAGGGCTTCGTGGACCACGTGAAGGAGGATTGTGACCGCTTGGGGCCAGGCGTGTCTGACATA tgCAAGAACTACGTGGACCAGTATTCCGAGGTCTGTGTCCAGATGTTGATGCACATG GATCAG CAACCCAAGGAAATCTGTGTGCTGGCTGGCTTCTGTAATGAGGTCAAGAGAGTGCCAATGAAGACTCTGGTCCCTGCCACCGAGACCATTAAGAACATCCTCCCTGCCCTGGAGATGATGGACCCCTATGAG AATCTGGTCCAGGCCCACAATGTGATTTTATGCCAGACCTGTCAGTTTGTGATGAATAAGTTTTCTGAGCTGATTGTCAATAATGCCACTGAG GAGCTCCTAGTTAAAGGTTTGAGCAACGCATGCGCACTGCTCCCCGATCCTGCCAGAACCAAGTGCCAGGAGGTGGTGGGAACATTTGGCCCCTCCCTGTTGGACATCTTTATCCATGAGGTAAACCCCAGCTCTCTGTGCGGTGTGATCGGCCTCTGTGCTGCCCGCCCGGAGTTGGTGGAGGCACTTGAGCAGCCTGCGCCAGCCATTGTATCTGCACTGCTCAAAGAGCCCACACCGCCAAAGCAGCCCGCACAGCCCAAGCAGTCGGCATTGCCCG CCCATGTGCCTCCTCAGAAGAATGGTGGGTTCTGTGAGGTGTGCAAGAAACTGGTCCTCTATTTGGAACATAACCTGGAGAAAAACAGCACCAAGGAGGAAATCCTGGCCGCACTTGAGAAGGGCTGCAGCTTCCTGCCAGACCCTTACCAGAAGCAG TGCGATGACTTTGTGGCTGAGTATGAGCCCTTGCTATTGGAGATCCTCGTGGAAGTGATGGATCCTGGATTTGTGTGCTCG AAAATTGGAGTTTGCCCTTCTGCCTATAAGCTGCTGCTGGGAACCGAGAAGTGTGTCTGGGGCCCTAGCTACTGGTGTCAGAACATGGAGACTGCCGCCCGATGCAAT GCTGTCGATCATTGCAAACGCCATGTGTGGAACTAG
- the Psap gene encoding prosaposin isoform F (isoform F is encoded by transcript variant 6), with protein sequence MGGSGQTLVMPLTSPVQDPKTCSGGSAVLCRDVKTAVDCGAVKHCQQMVWSKPTAKSLPCDICKTVVTEAGNLLKDNATQEEILHYLEKTCEWIHDSSLSASCKEVVDSYLPVILDMIKGEMSNPGEVCSALNLCQSLQEYLAEQNQKQLESNKIPEVDMARVVAPFMSNIPLLLYPQDHPRSQPQPKANEDVCQDCMKLVSDVQTAVKTNSSFIQGFVDHVKEDCDRLGPGVSDICKNYVDQYSEVCVQMLMHMQPKEICVLAGFCNEVKRVPMKTLVPATETIKNILPALEMMDPYEQNLVQAHNVILCQTCQFVMNKFSELIVNNATEELLVKGLSNACALLPDPARTKCQEVVGTFGPSLLDIFIHEVNPSSLCGVIGLCAARPELVEALEQPAPAIVSALLKEPTPPKQPAQPKQSALPAHVPPQKNGGFCEVCKKLVLYLEHNLEKNSTKEEILAALEKGCSFLPDPYQKQCDDFVAEYEPLLLEILVEVMDPGFVCSKIGVCPSAYKLLLGTEKCVWGPSYWCQNMETAARCNAVDHCKRHVWN encoded by the exons ctctgacCAGCCCTGTCCAAGACCCGAAGACATGCTCTGGGGGCTCAGCAGTGCTGTGCAGAGATGTGAAGACGGCGGTGGACTGTGGGGCCGTGAAGCACTGCCAGCAGATGGTCTGGAGCAAGCCCACAGCG AAATCCCTTCCTTGCGACATATGCAAAACTGTTGTCACCGAAGCTGGGAACTTGCTGAAAGATAATGCTACGCAG GAGGAGATCCTTCATTACCTGGAGAAGACCTGTGAGTGGATTCATGACTCCAGCCTGTCGGCCTCGTGCAAGGAGGTGGTTGACTCTTACCTGCCTGTCATCCTGGACATGATTAAGGGCGAGATG AGCAACCCTGGGGAAGTGTGCTCTGCGCTCAACCTCTGCCAGTCCCTTCAGGAGTACTTGGCCGAGCAAAACCAGAAACAGCTTGAGTCCAACAAGATCCCGGAGGTGGACATGGCCCGTGTGGTTGCCCCCTTCATGTCCAACATCCCTCTCCTGCTGTACCCTCAGGATCACCCCCGCAGCCAGCCCCAACCTAAG GCTAACGAGGACGTCTGCCAGGACTGTATGAAGCTGGTGTCTGATGTCCAGACTGCTGTGAAGACCAACTCCAGCTTTATCCAGGGCTTCGTGGACCACGTGAAGGAGGATTGTGACCGCTTGGGGCCAGGCGTGTCTGACATA tgCAAGAACTACGTGGACCAGTATTCCGAGGTCTGTGTCCAGATGTTGATGCACATG CAACCCAAGGAAATCTGTGTGCTGGCTGGCTTCTGTAATGAGGTCAAGAGAGTGCCAATGAAGACTCTGGTCCCTGCCACCGAGACCATTAAGAACATCCTCCCTGCCCTGGAGATGATGGACCCCTATGAG CAGAATCTGGTCCAGGCCCACAATGTGATTTTATGCCAGACCTGTCAGTTTGTGATGAATAAGTTTTCTGAGCTGATTGTCAATAATGCCACTGAG GAGCTCCTAGTTAAAGGTTTGAGCAACGCATGCGCACTGCTCCCCGATCCTGCCAGAACCAAGTGCCAGGAGGTGGTGGGAACATTTGGCCCCTCCCTGTTGGACATCTTTATCCATGAGGTAAACCCCAGCTCTCTGTGCGGTGTGATCGGCCTCTGTGCTGCCCGCCCGGAGTTGGTGGAGGCACTTGAGCAGCCTGCGCCAGCCATTGTATCTGCACTGCTCAAAGAGCCCACACCGCCAAAGCAGCCCGCACAGCCCAAGCAGTCGGCATTGCCCG CCCATGTGCCTCCTCAGAAGAATGGTGGGTTCTGTGAGGTGTGCAAGAAACTGGTCCTCTATTTGGAACATAACCTGGAGAAAAACAGCACCAAGGAGGAAATCCTGGCCGCACTTGAGAAGGGCTGCAGCTTCCTGCCAGACCCTTACCAGAAGCAG TGCGATGACTTTGTGGCTGAGTATGAGCCCTTGCTATTGGAGATCCTCGTGGAAGTGATGGATCCTGGATTTGTGTGCTCG AAAATTGGAGTTTGCCCTTCTGCCTATAAGCTGCTGCTGGGAACCGAGAAGTGTGTCTGGGGCCCTAGCTACTGGTGTCAGAACATGGAGACTGCCGCCCGATGCAAT GCTGTCGATCATTGCAAACGCCATGTGTGGAACTAG
- the Psap gene encoding prosaposin isoform A precursor (isoform A precursor is encoded by transcript variant 1), which produces MYALALFASLLATALTSPVQDPKTCSGGSAVLCRDVKTAVDCGAVKHCQQMVWSKPTAKSLPCDICKTVVTEAGNLLKDNATQEEILHYLEKTCEWIHDSSLSASCKEVVDSYLPVILDMIKGEMSNPGEVCSALNLCQSLQEYLAEQNQKQLESNKIPEVDMARVVAPFMSNIPLLLYPQDHPRSQPQPKANEDVCQDCMKLVSDVQTAVKTNSSFIQGFVDHVKEDCDRLGPGVSDICKNYVDQYSEVCVQMLMHMQPKEICVLAGFCNEVKRVPMKTLVPATETIKNILPALEMMDPYEQNLVQAHNVILCQTCQFVMNKFSELIVNNATEELLVKGLSNACALLPDPARTKCQEVVGTFGPSLLDIFIHEVNPSSLCGVIGLCAARPELVEALEQPAPAIVSALLKEPTPPKQPAQPKQSALPAHVPPQKNGGFCEVCKKLVLYLEHNLEKNSTKEEILAALEKGCSFLPDPYQKQCDDFVAEYEPLLLEILVEVMDPGFVCSKIGVCPSAYKLLLGTEKCVWGPSYWCQNMETAARCNAVDHCKRHVWN; this is translated from the exons ctctgacCAGCCCTGTCCAAGACCCGAAGACATGCTCTGGGGGCTCAGCAGTGCTGTGCAGAGATGTGAAGACGGCGGTGGACTGTGGGGCCGTGAAGCACTGCCAGCAGATGGTCTGGAGCAAGCCCACAGCG AAATCCCTTCCTTGCGACATATGCAAAACTGTTGTCACCGAAGCTGGGAACTTGCTGAAAGATAATGCTACGCAG GAGGAGATCCTTCATTACCTGGAGAAGACCTGTGAGTGGATTCATGACTCCAGCCTGTCGGCCTCGTGCAAGGAGGTGGTTGACTCTTACCTGCCTGTCATCCTGGACATGATTAAGGGCGAGATG AGCAACCCTGGGGAAGTGTGCTCTGCGCTCAACCTCTGCCAGTCCCTTCAGGAGTACTTGGCCGAGCAAAACCAGAAACAGCTTGAGTCCAACAAGATCCCGGAGGTGGACATGGCCCGTGTGGTTGCCCCCTTCATGTCCAACATCCCTCTCCTGCTGTACCCTCAGGATCACCCCCGCAGCCAGCCCCAACCTAAG GCTAACGAGGACGTCTGCCAGGACTGTATGAAGCTGGTGTCTGATGTCCAGACTGCTGTGAAGACCAACTCCAGCTTTATCCAGGGCTTCGTGGACCACGTGAAGGAGGATTGTGACCGCTTGGGGCCAGGCGTGTCTGACATA tgCAAGAACTACGTGGACCAGTATTCCGAGGTCTGTGTCCAGATGTTGATGCACATG CAACCCAAGGAAATCTGTGTGCTGGCTGGCTTCTGTAATGAGGTCAAGAGAGTGCCAATGAAGACTCTGGTCCCTGCCACCGAGACCATTAAGAACATCCTCCCTGCCCTGGAGATGATGGACCCCTATGAG CAGAATCTGGTCCAGGCCCACAATGTGATTTTATGCCAGACCTGTCAGTTTGTGATGAATAAGTTTTCTGAGCTGATTGTCAATAATGCCACTGAG GAGCTCCTAGTTAAAGGTTTGAGCAACGCATGCGCACTGCTCCCCGATCCTGCCAGAACCAAGTGCCAGGAGGTGGTGGGAACATTTGGCCCCTCCCTGTTGGACATCTTTATCCATGAGGTAAACCCCAGCTCTCTGTGCGGTGTGATCGGCCTCTGTGCTGCCCGCCCGGAGTTGGTGGAGGCACTTGAGCAGCCTGCGCCAGCCATTGTATCTGCACTGCTCAAAGAGCCCACACCGCCAAAGCAGCCCGCACAGCCCAAGCAGTCGGCATTGCCCG CCCATGTGCCTCCTCAGAAGAATGGTGGGTTCTGTGAGGTGTGCAAGAAACTGGTCCTCTATTTGGAACATAACCTGGAGAAAAACAGCACCAAGGAGGAAATCCTGGCCGCACTTGAGAAGGGCTGCAGCTTCCTGCCAGACCCTTACCAGAAGCAG TGCGATGACTTTGTGGCTGAGTATGAGCCCTTGCTATTGGAGATCCTCGTGGAAGTGATGGATCCTGGATTTGTGTGCTCG AAAATTGGAGTTTGCCCTTCTGCCTATAAGCTGCTGCTGGGAACCGAGAAGTGTGTCTGGGGCCCTAGCTACTGGTGTCAGAACATGGAGACTGCCGCCCGATGCAAT GCTGTCGATCATTGCAAACGCCATGTGTGGAACTAG
- the Psap gene encoding prosaposin isoform D precursor (isoform D precursor is encoded by transcript variant 4), producing MYALALFASLLATALTSPVQDPKTCSGGSAVLCRDVKTAVDCGAVKHCQQMVWSKPTAKSLPCDICKTVVTEAGNLLKDNATQEEILHYLEKTCEWIHDSSLSASCKEVVDSYLPVILDMIKGEMSNPGEVCSALNLCQSLQEYLAEQNQKQLESNKIPEVDMARVVAPFMSNIPLLLYPQDHPRSQPQPKANEDVCQDCMKLVSDVQTAVKTNSSFIQGFVDHVKEDCDRLGPGVSDICKNYVDQYSEVCVQMLMHMQPKEICVLAGFCNEVKRVPMKTLVPATETIKNILPALEMMDPYENLVQAHNVILCQTCQFVMNKFSELIVNNATEELLVKGLSNACALLPDPARTKCQEVVGTFGPSLLDIFIHEVNPSSLCGVIGLCAARPELVEALEQPAPAIVSALLKEPTPPKQPAQPKQSALPAHVPPQKNGGFCEVCKKLVLYLEHNLEKNSTKEEILAALEKGCSFLPDPYQKQCDDFVAEYEPLLLEILVEVMDPGFVCSKIGVCPSAYKLLLGTEKCVWGPSYWCQNMETAARCNAVDHCKRHVWN from the exons ctctgacCAGCCCTGTCCAAGACCCGAAGACATGCTCTGGGGGCTCAGCAGTGCTGTGCAGAGATGTGAAGACGGCGGTGGACTGTGGGGCCGTGAAGCACTGCCAGCAGATGGTCTGGAGCAAGCCCACAGCG AAATCCCTTCCTTGCGACATATGCAAAACTGTTGTCACCGAAGCTGGGAACTTGCTGAAAGATAATGCTACGCAG GAGGAGATCCTTCATTACCTGGAGAAGACCTGTGAGTGGATTCATGACTCCAGCCTGTCGGCCTCGTGCAAGGAGGTGGTTGACTCTTACCTGCCTGTCATCCTGGACATGATTAAGGGCGAGATG AGCAACCCTGGGGAAGTGTGCTCTGCGCTCAACCTCTGCCAGTCCCTTCAGGAGTACTTGGCCGAGCAAAACCAGAAACAGCTTGAGTCCAACAAGATCCCGGAGGTGGACATGGCCCGTGTGGTTGCCCCCTTCATGTCCAACATCCCTCTCCTGCTGTACCCTCAGGATCACCCCCGCAGCCAGCCCCAACCTAAG GCTAACGAGGACGTCTGCCAGGACTGTATGAAGCTGGTGTCTGATGTCCAGACTGCTGTGAAGACCAACTCCAGCTTTATCCAGGGCTTCGTGGACCACGTGAAGGAGGATTGTGACCGCTTGGGGCCAGGCGTGTCTGACATA tgCAAGAACTACGTGGACCAGTATTCCGAGGTCTGTGTCCAGATGTTGATGCACATG CAACCCAAGGAAATCTGTGTGCTGGCTGGCTTCTGTAATGAGGTCAAGAGAGTGCCAATGAAGACTCTGGTCCCTGCCACCGAGACCATTAAGAACATCCTCCCTGCCCTGGAGATGATGGACCCCTATGAG AATCTGGTCCAGGCCCACAATGTGATTTTATGCCAGACCTGTCAGTTTGTGATGAATAAGTTTTCTGAGCTGATTGTCAATAATGCCACTGAG GAGCTCCTAGTTAAAGGTTTGAGCAACGCATGCGCACTGCTCCCCGATCCTGCCAGAACCAAGTGCCAGGAGGTGGTGGGAACATTTGGCCCCTCCCTGTTGGACATCTTTATCCATGAGGTAAACCCCAGCTCTCTGTGCGGTGTGATCGGCCTCTGTGCTGCCCGCCCGGAGTTGGTGGAGGCACTTGAGCAGCCTGCGCCAGCCATTGTATCTGCACTGCTCAAAGAGCCCACACCGCCAAAGCAGCCCGCACAGCCCAAGCAGTCGGCATTGCCCG CCCATGTGCCTCCTCAGAAGAATGGTGGGTTCTGTGAGGTGTGCAAGAAACTGGTCCTCTATTTGGAACATAACCTGGAGAAAAACAGCACCAAGGAGGAAATCCTGGCCGCACTTGAGAAGGGCTGCAGCTTCCTGCCAGACCCTTACCAGAAGCAG TGCGATGACTTTGTGGCTGAGTATGAGCCCTTGCTATTGGAGATCCTCGTGGAAGTGATGGATCCTGGATTTGTGTGCTCG AAAATTGGAGTTTGCCCTTCTGCCTATAAGCTGCTGCTGGGAACCGAGAAGTGTGTCTGGGGCCCTAGCTACTGGTGTCAGAACATGGAGACTGCCGCCCGATGCAAT GCTGTCGATCATTGCAAACGCCATGTGTGGAACTAG
- the Psap gene encoding prosaposin isoform X1 has protein sequence MYALALFASLLATALTSPVQDPKTCSGGSAVLCRDVKTAVDCGAVKHCQQMVWSKPTAKSLPCDICKTVVTEAGNLLKDNATQEEILHYLEKTCEWIHDSSLSASCKEVVDSYLPVILDMIKGEMSNPGEVCSALNLCQSLQEYLAEQNQKQLESNKIPEVDMARVVAPFMSNIPLLLYPQDHPRSQPQPKANEDVCQDCMKLVSDVQTAVKTNSSFIQGFVDHVKEDCDRLGPGVSDICKNYVDQYSEVCVQMLMHMQDQQPKEICVLAGFCNEVKRVPMKTLVPATETIKNILPALEMMDPYENLVQAHNVILCQTCQFVMNKFSELIVNNATEELLVKGLSNACALLPDPARTKCQEVVGTFGPSLLDIFIHEVNPSSLCGVIGLCAARPELVEALEQPAPAIVSALLKEPTPPKQPAQPKQSALPAHVPPQKNGGFCEVCKKLVLYLEHNLEKNSTKEEILAALEKGCSFLPDPYQKQCDDFVAEYEPLLLEILVEVMDPGFVCSKIGVCPSAYKLLLGTEKCVWGPSYWCQNMETAARCNAVDHCKRHVWN, from the exons ctctgacCAGCCCTGTCCAAGACCCGAAGACATGCTCTGGGGGCTCAGCAGTGCTGTGCAGAGATGTGAAGACGGCGGTGGACTGTGGGGCCGTGAAGCACTGCCAGCAGATGGTCTGGAGCAAGCCCACAGCG AAATCCCTTCCTTGCGACATATGCAAAACTGTTGTCACCGAAGCTGGGAACTTGCTGAAAGATAATGCTACGCAG GAGGAGATCCTTCATTACCTGGAGAAGACCTGTGAGTGGATTCATGACTCCAGCCTGTCGGCCTCGTGCAAGGAGGTGGTTGACTCTTACCTGCCTGTCATCCTGGACATGATTAAGGGCGAGATG AGCAACCCTGGGGAAGTGTGCTCTGCGCTCAACCTCTGCCAGTCCCTTCAGGAGTACTTGGCCGAGCAAAACCAGAAACAGCTTGAGTCCAACAAGATCCCGGAGGTGGACATGGCCCGTGTGGTTGCCCCCTTCATGTCCAACATCCCTCTCCTGCTGTACCCTCAGGATCACCCCCGCAGCCAGCCCCAACCTAAG GCTAACGAGGACGTCTGCCAGGACTGTATGAAGCTGGTGTCTGATGTCCAGACTGCTGTGAAGACCAACTCCAGCTTTATCCAGGGCTTCGTGGACCACGTGAAGGAGGATTGTGACCGCTTGGGGCCAGGCGTGTCTGACATA tgCAAGAACTACGTGGACCAGTATTCCGAGGTCTGTGTCCAGATGTTGATGCACATG CAGGATCAG CAACCCAAGGAAATCTGTGTGCTGGCTGGCTTCTGTAATGAGGTCAAGAGAGTGCCAATGAAGACTCTGGTCCCTGCCACCGAGACCATTAAGAACATCCTCCCTGCCCTGGAGATGATGGACCCCTATGAG AATCTGGTCCAGGCCCACAATGTGATTTTATGCCAGACCTGTCAGTTTGTGATGAATAAGTTTTCTGAGCTGATTGTCAATAATGCCACTGAG GAGCTCCTAGTTAAAGGTTTGAGCAACGCATGCGCACTGCTCCCCGATCCTGCCAGAACCAAGTGCCAGGAGGTGGTGGGAACATTTGGCCCCTCCCTGTTGGACATCTTTATCCATGAGGTAAACCCCAGCTCTCTGTGCGGTGTGATCGGCCTCTGTGCTGCCCGCCCGGAGTTGGTGGAGGCACTTGAGCAGCCTGCGCCAGCCATTGTATCTGCACTGCTCAAAGAGCCCACACCGCCAAAGCAGCCCGCACAGCCCAAGCAGTCGGCATTGCCCG CCCATGTGCCTCCTCAGAAGAATGGTGGGTTCTGTGAGGTGTGCAAGAAACTGGTCCTCTATTTGGAACATAACCTGGAGAAAAACAGCACCAAGGAGGAAATCCTGGCCGCACTTGAGAAGGGCTGCAGCTTCCTGCCAGACCCTTACCAGAAGCAG TGCGATGACTTTGTGGCTGAGTATGAGCCCTTGCTATTGGAGATCCTCGTGGAAGTGATGGATCCTGGATTTGTGTGCTCG AAAATTGGAGTTTGCCCTTCTGCCTATAAGCTGCTGCTGGGAACCGAGAAGTGTGTCTGGGGCCCTAGCTACTGGTGTCAGAACATGGAGACTGCCGCCCGATGCAAT GCTGTCGATCATTGCAAACGCCATGTGTGGAACTAG